The following proteins are co-located in the Deinococcus metallilatus genome:
- a CDS encoding type II/IV secretion system protein gives MALSIADRRLGAILLEQGYVTDTDLQKALVRHAEVGGRLADILIDSGQVGEKRIARAIEEALGIPLVNLLVVTPEGAALAAIRPETAQQMQAFPFALEGQTLRVALVDPLSTLALEALEDDSGLNIEPYQALRDQVQWSIATYYPELGLTPVPPEGASGGTPGGGKLGQRLISRGLLTDAQLQVALDVQQQTGEALGSTLVTQGVLSEDQLYEVLAEQAGTVYLRNPRDFHPGEDVLGSLLRADALRLTAVPVDETAQGVTVVASDPRRRDEVEALIGRPVQLVLARPRDVEALIERYYPQRGRLGEQMVQQGTLSRAQLREALQVQARGGKVKPLGEVIVELGFAGAEEIDAALQKQNAGGGRLEDTLVQSGKLSPEMLARSLAAQLGYEYLDPVQNPPDPQVALMIPEATARRYVVVPVRLQSEGLVVAMKDPRNVFALDDLKLITGREIVPAVMAEKDIVRLIERYFGNQDMANLNQRLVAESKTREARKQEDLDLSAGLDDNAVVRVVDNLIREAALQEASDIHIEPTESSLRVRYRVDGVLREQPELPRGSAQSILARIKIMGNLDIAERRVPQDGRVRFRKGSIDLDLRLSTLPTVYGEKAVMRLLQKAENIPEVEQLGFSEHNFGRYLDVVEKPNGIFLITGPTGSGKSFTSFSTLKRIARPEKNTTTIEDPIEYEIPGIVQSQVNTAAGMTFARALRAFLRQDPDIIFVGEIRDTETAKIATEAALTGHLVLATLHTNDAPGAITRLSEMGVEHFNISASVVGVLAQRLVRRVCTECRQPTNADPDVLRRLGLTEAEVRGATLMRGSGCPRCGGTGYKGRMGIHELMVIDDPLRRAIGAGHTAAEIRDVAMQESGMRTLRQDGIEKALAGVTTLEEVLAVTSN, from the coding sequence GTGGCACTCTCGATTGCTGACCGGCGCCTGGGCGCGATTCTGCTCGAACAGGGGTACGTGACCGACACGGACCTGCAAAAGGCGCTGGTGCGCCACGCCGAGGTGGGGGGCCGCCTGGCGGACATCCTGATCGACTCGGGGCAGGTGGGCGAGAAACGCATCGCCCGCGCCATCGAAGAAGCGCTGGGCATCCCGCTGGTGAACCTGCTGGTGGTGACGCCGGAGGGGGCGGCGCTGGCGGCGATCCGCCCCGAGACGGCGCAGCAGATGCAGGCCTTTCCCTTCGCGCTGGAGGGCCAGACCCTGCGGGTGGCGCTGGTCGACCCCCTGTCCACCCTGGCGCTGGAGGCTCTGGAGGACGACAGCGGCCTGAATATCGAGCCGTACCAGGCGCTGCGCGATCAGGTGCAGTGGTCCATCGCCACGTATTATCCCGAACTCGGCCTGACGCCGGTGCCGCCCGAGGGCGCGTCCGGGGGCACGCCGGGTGGCGGCAAGCTGGGGCAGCGCCTGATCAGCCGGGGCCTCCTGACCGACGCCCAGCTCCAGGTCGCGCTCGATGTGCAGCAGCAGACCGGCGAGGCCCTGGGCAGCACCCTGGTCACGCAGGGCGTCCTCAGCGAGGACCAGCTCTACGAGGTGCTGGCCGAGCAGGCGGGCACGGTGTACCTGCGCAATCCCCGTGACTTCCACCCCGGCGAAGACGTGCTGGGCAGCCTGCTGCGCGCCGACGCGCTGCGCCTGACGGCGGTGCCGGTGGACGAGACGGCGCAGGGCGTGACGGTCGTGGCCAGCGACCCGCGCCGCCGCGACGAGGTCGAGGCCCTGATCGGGCGGCCGGTGCAACTGGTTCTCGCCCGGCCGCGCGACGTGGAGGCGCTGATCGAGCGGTATTACCCGCAGCGGGGGCGGCTGGGCGAGCAGATGGTCCAGCAGGGCACGCTGTCGCGCGCGCAACTGCGCGAAGCCCTCCAGGTCCAGGCGCGCGGCGGCAAGGTCAAGCCGCTGGGCGAGGTGATCGTGGAGCTGGGCTTCGCCGGGGCCGAGGAGATCGACGCCGCCCTCCAGAAGCAGAACGCGGGCGGGGGCCGCCTCGAAGACACCCTGGTGCAGTCGGGCAAGCTCAGCCCCGAGATGCTGGCCCGCTCGCTGGCCGCCCAGCTCGGCTACGAGTACCTCGACCCCGTCCAGAACCCCCCCGACCCCCAGGTCGCCCTGATGATCCCCGAGGCGACGGCGCGCCGCTACGTGGTGGTGCCGGTCCGCCTCCAGAGCGAGGGGCTGGTCGTCGCCATGAAGGACCCGCGCAACGTCTTCGCGCTGGACGACCTCAAGCTGATCACCGGGCGCGAGATCGTCCCGGCCGTGATGGCGGAAAAGGACATCGTCCGCCTGATCGAGCGTTACTTCGGCAACCAGGACATGGCGAACCTCAACCAGCGCCTGGTGGCCGAGAGCAAGACCCGCGAGGCCAGGAAGCAGGAGGACCTCGACCTCTCGGCCGGGCTGGACGACAACGCCGTCGTGCGGGTGGTGGACAACCTGATCCGCGAGGCGGCCTTGCAGGAGGCGTCGGACATCCACATCGAGCCGACCGAGAGCAGCCTGCGGGTGCGCTACCGGGTGGACGGCGTGCTGCGCGAGCAGCCCGAACTGCCGAGGGGCAGCGCCCAGAGCATCCTGGCCCGCATCAAGATCATGGGGAACCTCGACATCGCGGAAAGGCGCGTGCCGCAAGACGGGCGCGTGCGCTTCCGCAAGGGCAGCATCGACCTCGACTTGCGCCTCTCGACCCTGCCCACCGTGTACGGCGAGAAGGCCGTGATGCGCCTCCTGCAAAAGGCCGAGAACATCCCGGAAGTCGAGCAGCTCGGCTTTTCCGAACACAACTTCGGGCGCTATCTGGACGTGGTCGAAAAGCCCAACGGCATCTTTCTGATCACCGGGCCGACGGGTTCGGGCAAGTCGTTCACCAGCTTCTCCACCCTCAAGCGCATCGCCCGCCCGGAAAAGAACACCACCACCATCGAGGACCCCATCGAGTACGAGATTCCGGGCATCGTGCAGTCGCAGGTGAACACGGCGGCGGGCATGACCTTCGCCCGCGCCCTGCGCGCCTTTTTGCGCCAGGACCCCGACATCATCTTCGTGGGCGAGATCCGCGACACCGAGACGGCCAAGATCGCCACCGAGGCCGCCTTGACCGGTCACCTGGTCCTCGCCACCTTGCACACCAACGACGCGCCCGGCGCGATCACCCGCCTCTCGGAGATGGGCGTCGAACACTTCAACATCTCCGCTTCCGTGGTGGGCGTGCTGGCGCAGCGGCTGGTGCGCCGCGTCTGCACCGAATGCCGCCAGCCCACCAACGCCGACCCTGACGTGCTCCGCCGCCTGGGCCTGACCGAGGCCGAGGTGCGCGGCGCCACGCTGATGCGCGGGTCCGGCTGCCCCCGCTGTGGCGGCACCGGCTACAAGGGCCGCATGGGCATCCACGAGCTGATGGTGATCGACGATCCCCTGCGCCGCGCCATCGGGGCCGGGCACACCGCCGCCGAGATCCGGGACGTGGCGATGCAGGAAAGCGGCATGCGAACCCTGCGCCAGGACGGCATCGAGAAGGCGCTCGCCGGTGTGACCACGCTGGAGGAGGTGCTGGCAGTAACGAGCAACTAG
- a CDS encoding YqeG family HAD IIIA-type phosphatase — protein sequence MSLLRPRDLIDHIRDITPEFLAARGLRGLLLDLDNTLIPYGSYEERADVMGWAADLRRGGIRLYLLSNATGQRARFWVEKLGFEGVGMAGKPNPRAFRRALGALGLPAWQVGMVGDQLFTDVLGGNLSGMHTILVRPLAVNALPHTRVTRRLERAVLKRYGHDWKP from the coding sequence ATGAGCCTGCTGCGCCCCCGCGACCTGATCGACCATATCCGCGACATCACGCCCGAGTTCCTGGCCGCGCGCGGGCTGCGCGGGCTGCTGCTCGACCTCGACAACACGCTGATCCCCTACGGCAGCTACGAGGAACGCGCGGACGTGATGGGCTGGGCGGCGGACCTGCGCCGGGGGGGCATCCGGCTGTACCTGCTCAGCAACGCCACCGGGCAGCGGGCACGCTTCTGGGTCGAGAAACTCGGCTTCGAGGGGGTGGGCATGGCCGGGAAACCCAATCCGCGCGCGTTCCGGCGGGCGCTGGGGGCGCTGGGCCTGCCCGCCTGGCAGGTCGGGATGGTGGGGGACCAGCTCTTTACCGACGTGCTGGGCGGCAATCTGTCGGGGATGCACACCATCCTGGTGCGGCCCCTGGCGGTCAATGCCCTGCCGCACACCCGCGTGACCCGCAGGCTGGAACGCGCGGTGCTGAAACGTTACGGACACGACTGGAAGCCCTGA
- the pgeF gene encoding peptidoglycan editing factor PgeF: protein MPSDTDALMLLRSPVLTVPHAFTTRAGGVSAGAYAGLNLDDREDDPQAVTENRRRVAAALGFEAARIARLNQLHGTDVREARPGVQEGDALVTTEPGLLLAIGTADCYPVLLADLEAGVVGAAHAGWRGTLGRIAARTVEAMVERGASPAHIRAAVGPGICGERYPVGPDVARSFREAGLGAFVLEREEGPHLDLAGANRAVLLAAGLRPEHLWVSGRCSTEPDFYSYRRDAGQTGRMWAVVGLPPSSDVRGGEA from the coding sequence ATGCCAAGCGATACTGACGCCCTGATGCTCCTGCGTTCGCCCGTGCTGACCGTCCCGCATGCGTTCACGACGCGCGCGGGGGGCGTATCGGCAGGTGCCTACGCGGGCCTGAACCTCGACGACCGCGAGGACGACCCGCAGGCCGTCACCGAGAACCGCCGCCGGGTGGCCGCCGCGCTGGGCTTCGAGGCCGCGCGCATCGCCCGGCTGAACCAGCTTCACGGCACCGACGTGCGGGAGGCGCGGCCCGGCGTGCAGGAGGGGGACGCGCTGGTGACCACCGAACCGGGCCTGCTGCTCGCCATCGGGACGGCGGACTGCTACCCGGTGCTGCTGGCCGACCTGGAAGCGGGCGTGGTCGGCGCGGCGCACGCGGGCTGGCGCGGCACGCTGGGCCGCATCGCGGCGCGCACGGTGGAGGCGATGGTCGAACGCGGCGCCTCTCCCGCCCACATCCGCGCGGCCGTCGGCCCTGGCATCTGCGGCGAGCGGTACCCGGTGGGGCCGGACGTGGCGCGCAGCTTTCGGGAAGCGGGGCTGGGGGCGTTCGTGCTGGAGCGGGAGGAGGGGCCTCACCTCGACCTCGCGGGGGCGAACCGCGCCGTGCTGCTGGCGGCGGGCCTGCGGCCCGAACACCTCTGGGTGAGTGGGCGCTGCTCCACCGAGCCGGATTTCTATTCCTACCGCCGTGACGCGGGCCAGACCGGGCGGATGTGGGCCGTGGTCGGCCTCCCCCCCAGCTCAGATGTCCGGGGAGGTGAGGCATGA
- a CDS encoding enoyl-ACP reductase FabI: MSVTVDLSDKTALVMGVANARSLGWAIAEQLLGAGCRVGFSYQGERLQSELEKLTAGQEGTWIQQADATSEEDLTALFARVRDEFGHLDYLVHSIAFAPRAAMDGRFIDTTEADWNTALNVSAYTLVSIARHAEPLLRGGGAVVSLTYHASQQVVPKYNVMGVAKAALEAATRYLASELGAQGVRVNTISAGPMRTIAARSIPGFGTMYEKAAQSAPLGRNATPEEVGKLALFLLSDLGSGITGQTVYVDAGASIMSMKVE, from the coding sequence ATGAGCGTGACCGTAGACCTGTCCGACAAGACCGCCCTGGTGATGGGCGTCGCCAATGCCCGCAGCCTGGGCTGGGCCATCGCGGAGCAGCTTCTCGGGGCGGGGTGCCGCGTGGGCTTTTCGTACCAGGGCGAGCGGCTGCAATCCGAGCTGGAGAAGCTGACCGCCGGGCAGGAGGGCACCTGGATTCAGCAGGCCGACGCGACCAGCGAGGAAGACCTGACCGCCCTCTTCGCCCGCGTCCGGGACGAGTTCGGCCACCTGGATTACCTCGTCCACTCTATCGCCTTCGCGCCGCGCGCCGCGATGGACGGGAGATTCATCGACACCACCGAGGCCGACTGGAACACGGCGCTGAATGTCAGCGCGTACACCCTGGTCAGCATCGCCCGGCACGCCGAGCCGCTCCTGCGGGGGGGCGGAGCCGTCGTGAGCCTCACCTACCACGCCTCGCAGCAGGTGGTGCCCAAATACAATGTGATGGGCGTGGCGAAGGCGGCGCTGGAGGCGGCCACCCGCTACCTCGCCTCGGAGCTGGGGGCGCAGGGCGTGCGCGTGAACACCATCAGCGCCGGGCCGATGCGGACCATCGCCGCTCGCTCGATCCCCGGCTTCGGCACGATGTACGAGAAGGCCGCGCAGAGTGCGCCGCTGGGCCGCAACGCCACCCCCGAGGAGGTCGGCAAGCTGGCCCTCTTCCTGCTCTCGGACCTGGGCAGCGGCATCACCGGGCAGACGGTGTACGTGGACGCCGGGGCGAGCATCATGAGCATGAAGGTGGAGTGA
- a CDS encoding isochorismatase family protein, which produces MTSTPTALVLLTAQRHHLEALPHEQAVSRAWQARVQAARAAGHLIVHVQWEGEPGTPGETFSRGWVLHPDFRAEATDLPVRATAPDAFAGSGLDAALRSRGVRELHLLALPGSEVRPETAQTARELGYRVDVLEDLPEPLRAT; this is translated from the coding sequence ATGACCTCCACGCCCACCGCGCTCGTGCTGCTCACCGCCCAGCGGCATCATCTGGAGGCGTTGCCGCACGAGCAGGCGGTGTCGCGGGCCTGGCAGGCGCGGGTGCAGGCGGCGCGGGCGGCGGGACACCTGATCGTGCATGTGCAGTGGGAGGGGGAGCCGGGCACACCGGGCGAAACCTTTTCGCGCGGGTGGGTGCTGCATCCCGACTTCCGCGCGGAGGCGACCGACCTGCCGGTGCGGGCGACCGCGCCGGATGCCTTCGCGGGGTCCGGGCTGGACGCGGCGCTGCGGAGTCGCGGCGTGCGCGAACTGCACCTGCTGGCGCTGCCGGGGAGCGAGGTGCGGCCCGAGACGGCGCAGACGGCCCGCGAACTGGGGTACCGGGTGGACGTGCTGGAAGACCTGCCGGAACCGCTCCGCGCCACCTGA
- a CDS encoding acyltransferase, whose translation MTWLKPVSIDGDAQAAYGEFLRDLEARLLDPQTDRSALAREVLAQAMYGREYGQLLADAPLAALNLDARNVTFEAEYYMATDPEKFAPVKPLLWLWKNLDLTPIGQNPVLGIPVRRVLAERIFRRVGRNFKCWQNVEFSVGYNMEVGNDVVVHRYVLLDDIGGIELQDGASVSDYVNIYSHTHSVLDGPDVTLRRTVIGRGARITYHSTVLAGSVISDDGMLATHALLRGDIPPHGIAMGVPAKVTRYKLREPQAYSVDARTHPHDPGRKANPAYPEPTPNQTRKPTLEETGES comes from the coding sequence GTGACGTGGCTGAAGCCGGTGAGCATCGATGGAGACGCGCAGGCGGCGTATGGCGAGTTTCTGCGTGACCTGGAGGCCCGGCTTCTGGACCCGCAGACGGACCGTTCCGCGCTGGCCCGCGAAGTGCTGGCCCAGGCCATGTACGGGCGCGAGTACGGACAGCTCCTCGCGGACGCGCCGCTGGCCGCCCTGAACCTCGACGCGCGCAACGTGACTTTCGAGGCCGAGTACTACATGGCGACCGACCCCGAGAAGTTCGCGCCGGTCAAGCCGCTGCTGTGGCTGTGGAAGAACCTCGACCTGACGCCCATCGGGCAGAATCCGGTGCTGGGGATTCCGGTCCGGCGCGTGCTGGCCGAACGGATTTTCAGGCGGGTGGGGCGCAACTTCAAGTGCTGGCAGAACGTGGAATTCAGCGTCGGCTACAACATGGAGGTCGGGAACGACGTGGTCGTCCACCGCTACGTGCTGCTGGACGATATCGGCGGGATCGAGCTTCAGGATGGCGCCTCGGTCAGCGACTACGTGAACATCTACAGCCACACCCATTCGGTGCTCGACGGCCCGGACGTGACCCTGCGCCGCACGGTGATCGGGCGGGGCGCGCGGATCACCTATCACTCGACCGTCCTAGCCGGAAGCGTCATCAGTGACGACGGGATGCTCGCCACCCACGCCCTGCTGCGCGGGGACATCCCGCCGCACGGCATCGCGATGGGCGTGCCCGCGAAGGTCACGCGCTACAAGCTGCGCGAGCCGCAGGCCTACAGCGTGGACGCCCGCACCCATCCGCACGACCCGGGCCGCAAGGCCAACCCGGCCTACCCCGAGCCCACCCCCAACCAGACCCGCAAGCCCACCCTGGAAGAGACGGGCGAGAGCTGA
- a CDS encoding 5-formyltetrahydrofolate cyclo-ligase, with the protein MTGPPAPLPLTAGAFREAMWDRLAGTRAVSYPLPPHGHHPNFVRARDAARQLLAHPEVAGRRVLIVGPERVLLPLRKLALDAGLTLYVPHQKKEGWYWRLTDPAGAQLSRMAAVGEPRLQPEGAQAAVLACVTVDRQGGRLGKGYGWGARGLNLGLPEYTLAHPLMLVERLACPADSQVRLIGTPGGVIEPESPAERA; encoded by the coding sequence TTGACCGGGCCGCCTGCCCCCCTCCCCCTCACCGCCGGGGCCTTCCGCGAGGCCATGTGGGACCGGCTGGCGGGGACGCGGGCCGTGAGCTACCCGCTGCCCCCGCACGGCCACCACCCCAACTTCGTCCGGGCAAGGGACGCGGCGCGGCAGTTGCTGGCACACCCGGAGGTGGCGGGGCGGCGTGTGTTGATCGTCGGGCCGGAGCGCGTCCTGCTGCCGCTGCGCAAACTTGCGCTGGACGCGGGCCTCACCCTCTACGTGCCGCACCAGAAAAAGGAAGGCTGGTACTGGCGGCTCACGGACCCGGCGGGCGCACAGCTCAGCCGCATGGCGGCGGTGGGCGAACCGCGCCTCCAGCCCGAGGGGGCGCAGGCCGCCGTCCTCGCCTGCGTCACCGTGGACCGTCAGGGCGGGCGGCTGGGCAAGGGCTACGGCTGGGGGGCGCGGGGCCTGAACCTGGGCCTGCCCGAGTACACGCTGGCGCACCCGCTGATGCTGGTCGAGCGTCTCGCCTGCCCGGCCGATTCGCAAGTACGGCTGATCGGCACGCCGGGCGGGGTGATCGAGCCGGAATCGCCCGCCGAAAGAGCTTAG
- a CDS encoding DinB family protein — protein MTKRSKVFVPAVVTVATVGVAAGAAYVARSRKDDVKEFFVAQVLERPAGRMSYTDLAQGLERGGTFLAQRAARAADTDANRAVLTHIIGIERWGQNRLRVALGQRKFERDEHHPYKPGAGATLRELQDLLSQTRAQTVDLARGLHAHPPQDDLTVEHNGLGPLTPKAWLRYLTQHADLESRKLRGAKEHKALGE, from the coding sequence ATGACCAAGCGCAGCAAGGTGTTCGTGCCCGCCGTCGTGACGGTGGCGACCGTCGGCGTGGCTGCCGGGGCGGCCTATGTGGCGCGCAGCCGCAAGGACGACGTGAAGGAGTTCTTCGTCGCGCAGGTGCTCGAACGGCCCGCCGGGCGCATGAGCTACACCGATCTGGCGCAGGGCCTGGAACGCGGCGGCACCTTCCTGGCCCAGCGTGCTGCCCGCGCCGCCGACACGGACGCGAACCGGGCCGTCCTCACGCACATCATCGGGATCGAACGCTGGGGGCAGAACCGGCTGCGGGTGGCCCTGGGGCAGCGCAAGTTCGAGCGCGACGAGCATCACCCCTACAAGCCGGGGGCGGGCGCGACCCTGCGCGAGCTTCAGGACCTGCTCTCGCAGACGCGGGCGCAGACGGTGGACCTCGCCCGCGGGCTGCACGCCCATCCCCCGCAGGACGACCTGACGGTGGAACACAACGGCCTGGGGCCGCTCACGCCCAAAGCCTGGCTGCGTTATCTGACCCAGCACGCCGACCTGGAAAGCCGCAAACTGCGCGGGGCGAAGGAACACAAGGCGCTGGGCGAGTAG
- a CDS encoding DUF488 family protein has product MSLPSLLTIGYEGADLDAFLETLTRHGVTLLVDTRERAQSRRRGYSKTALGAALKERGIGYVHLRALGTPPSLRKDYRLSHDFALLERGYHAHLATQGDALEELGALAARERACLLCYEANPAECHRSLIAQRLQRLGLVGEVGHLHVPARP; this is encoded by the coding sequence ATGAGCCTGCCCTCTCTTCTCACCATCGGGTACGAAGGGGCCGATCTGGACGCCTTTCTGGAGACGCTGACCCGGCACGGCGTCACGCTGCTGGTGGACACCCGCGAGCGGGCCCAGAGCCGCCGCCGGGGCTACAGCAAGACGGCGCTGGGGGCGGCCCTGAAGGAACGCGGCATCGGCTACGTGCATCTGCGCGCGCTCGGCACGCCGCCCAGCCTCCGCAAGGACTACCGCCTCAGCCACGATTTCGCCCTGCTGGAACGCGGCTATCACGCGCACCTCGCCACGCAGGGGGACGCGCTGGAAGAACTCGGCGCGCTCGCCGCGCGGGAGCGGGCCTGCCTGCTGTGCTACGAGGCCAATCCCGCCGAATGCCACCGCTCGCTGATCGCGCAGCGGCTCCAGCGGCTCGGCCTGGTGGGCGAGGTGGGGCACCTGCACGTGCCAGCGCGGCCTTGA
- a CDS encoding SRPBCC family protein — protein sequence MTPNLTSNMTSRPYREHSTESLLSPAERGVMGVLGLAALTLSLRGNALERLLLGAVGVGLAGMAATGTNPLATALKIRQNEEGDTLVSDAITIGQPPEQLYAIWRDLTNLPLLMRHLKAVELLDERRSRWTVPGPVGDVSWEAELTADEPGRRIAWRSLPGASIQNSGEVLFLPAPGDRGTEIRVNLAYHAPGGTTGAVIARLTGQEPSQQLRDDLLRFKREQELGFAPTTQGQSSGRAAQNGHYRQAQDHAPRTAGEAGRNA from the coding sequence ATGACACCCAACCTGACCTCGAACATGACCTCCAGGCCGTACCGCGAACACAGCACCGAATCGCTGCTGTCGCCTGCCGAGCGCGGCGTGATGGGCGTGCTGGGGCTGGCGGCACTGACGCTGAGCCTGCGCGGCAACGCGCTGGAACGGCTGCTGCTGGGCGCCGTGGGCGTGGGGCTGGCGGGCATGGCCGCCACCGGCACCAATCCGCTGGCGACCGCCCTCAAGATTCGCCAGAACGAGGAGGGCGACACGCTGGTGAGTGACGCGATCACCATCGGCCAGCCCCCCGAGCAGCTCTATGCGATCTGGCGCGACCTGACGAACCTGCCCCTGCTGATGCGGCACCTGAAAGCCGTGGAACTCCTCGACGAACGGCGCTCGCGCTGGACGGTGCCGGGGCCGGTCGGTGACGTGAGCTGGGAAGCCGAACTCACCGCCGACGAGCCGGGCCGCCGCATCGCCTGGCGTTCACTGCCGGGAGCGAGCATCCAGAACAGCGGTGAGGTCCTCTTCCTCCCGGCCCCTGGCGACCGGGGCACCGAGATCCGGGTCAACCTGGCCTATCACGCGCCCGGGGGCACCACCGGCGCGGTGATCGCCCGTCTCACCGGGCAGGAGCCGTCGCAGCAGCTCCGCGACGATCTGCTGCGCTTCAAGCGCGAGCAGGAACTGGGCTTCGCCCCCACCACCCAGGGGCAGAGCAGCGGGCGGGCCGCCCAGAACGGCCACTACCGGCAAGCACAGGATCACGCTCCCCGGACAGCGGGCGAGGCGGGGAGGAACGCATGA
- a CDS encoding zinc-dependent alcohol dehydrogenase — translation MKAVVWQHTNKMGVERVPDPTLLLSTDAIVRVTSTAICGSDLHLLDGYIPGMERGDIVGHEFMGEVVEVGRDVRRVRVGDRVVVPFNLACGVCDPCRRGLFSACDNSNPAPNARTVEALYGAMSPSGLFGYTHLFGGYAGGQAQFVRVPFADVGCFKIESDLRDEQVLFLTDIFPTGYQAAEQCGIVPGRDVVAVFGAGPVGQFAARSALMLGAAHVIVVDRVPERLSMAEAAGCQTINYEKEDVLVALRDATGGRGPDHVIDAVGLEAHGHGPGALLDTAEQKMRMSFDRITAVRWAILSCAKGGTVSMAGVYAGLVDKFPLGAAFGKGLVFRMGQTHTHRYVIPLLERIEAGQIDPSFVITHRASLDEAPELYKTFRDKKDGCIKVVLDPWGQPGQVHKV, via the coding sequence ATGAAGGCCGTCGTCTGGCAGCACACCAACAAGATGGGCGTCGAGCGCGTCCCCGACCCCACGCTGCTTCTCTCCACCGACGCCATCGTGCGCGTCACCTCCACCGCGATCTGCGGCTCGGACCTGCACCTGCTCGACGGGTACATCCCCGGTATGGAACGGGGCGACATCGTCGGCCACGAGTTCATGGGCGAGGTGGTGGAGGTCGGCCGGGACGTGCGGCGGGTCCGGGTGGGCGACCGGGTGGTGGTGCCCTTCAACCTGGCCTGCGGGGTGTGCGATCCCTGCCGCCGGGGCTTATTTAGCGCCTGCGACAACTCCAATCCCGCCCCCAACGCCCGCACGGTGGAGGCCCTGTACGGGGCGATGAGCCCCAGCGGCCTCTTCGGGTACACGCACCTGTTCGGGGGGTACGCGGGCGGTCAGGCACAGTTCGTGCGGGTGCCCTTCGCGGACGTGGGCTGCTTCAAGATCGAATCCGACCTGCGCGACGAGCAGGTGCTGTTCCTGACTGACATCTTCCCCACCGGCTACCAGGCGGCCGAACAGTGCGGCATCGTCCCGGGGCGCGACGTGGTCGCCGTGTTCGGCGCGGGGCCGGTCGGGCAGTTCGCCGCCCGCAGCGCGCTGATGCTCGGCGCGGCGCACGTGATCGTGGTGGACCGGGTGCCCGAACGTCTCAGCATGGCCGAGGCCGCGGGCTGTCAGACCATCAACTACGAGAAAGAAGACGTGCTGGTCGCCCTGCGCGACGCCACCGGCGGGCGTGGCCCCGACCACGTGATCGACGCCGTCGGGCTGGAAGCGCACGGACACGGCCCCGGAGCACTGCTCGACACCGCCGAGCAGAAGATGCGGATGAGTTTCGACCGCATCACGGCGGTGCGCTGGGCCATCCTGAGCTGCGCCAAGGGCGGCACCGTCAGCATGGCGGGCGTATACGCCGGGCTGGTGGACAAGTTCCCGCTGGGGGCGGCCTTCGGCAAGGGCCTGGTGTTCCGCATGGGCCAGACCCATACCCACCGCTACGTCATCCCGCTGCTGGAGCGCATCGAGGCGGGCCAGATCGACCCCAGCTTCGTGATCACCCACCGCGCCTCCCTCGACGAAGCCCCGGAACTCTACAAGACCTTCCGCGACAAGAAGGACGGCTGCATCAAAGTCGTGCTCGATCCCTGGGGACAGCCCGGCCAGGTTCACAAGGTCTGA